From a single Pyruvatibacter sp. genomic region:
- the hslV gene encoding ATP-dependent protease subunit HslV, which produces MATRSDFPNWHATTILTVRKGGKVVIAGDGQVSMGDTVMKSTARKVRRLADGAVIGGFAGATADAFTLFERLESRLEQYPGQLARACVELAKDWRTDRYLRKLEAMMLVADKNESFILTGTGDVLEPENGIAGIGSGGNYALAAARALADTDLDAETIARKAMGIAADICVYTNGNLVVEVLDAD; this is translated from the coding sequence ATGGCTACTCGTTCCGACTTTCCCAACTGGCATGCAACCACCATTCTCACCGTGCGCAAGGGCGGCAAGGTGGTGATTGCGGGGGACGGGCAGGTGTCGATGGGCGACACGGTGATGAAATCCACCGCCCGCAAGGTGCGGCGGCTGGCTGACGGGGCCGTCATCGGCGGGTTTGCCGGCGCCACGGCGGATGCGTTCACGCTGTTTGAGCGGCTTGAATCGCGGCTGGAACAATATCCCGGACAACTGGCGCGCGCGTGCGTGGAGCTGGCCAAGGACTGGCGCACGGACCGCTATCTGCGCAAGCTCGAAGCGATGATGCTGGTCGCGGACAAAAACGAAAGTTTTATTCTGACGGGTACCGGCGACGTACTGGAGCCTGAAAACGGCATTGCCGGCATCGGCTCCGGCGGCAATTACGCGCTGGCTGCGGCCCGCGCGCTGGCCGACACGGATCTTGACGCTGAAACCATTGCCCGCAAGGCAATGGGCATCGCGGCGGATATCTGTGTTTATACAAACGGCAATCTGGTTGTCGAAGTGCTGGATGCCGACTGA
- the hisA gene encoding 1-(5-phosphoribosyl)-5-[(5-phosphoribosylamino)methylideneamino]imidazole-4-carboxamide isomerase — protein sequence MILFPAIDLKDGQCVRLVQGDMARATVFSDTPAAQARTFEDQGFEWLHLVDLNGAFEGKPVNAAAVEDILKTVSIPAQLGGGIRSLAQIEAWLDNGITRVILGTAALRDPALVIEACKKWPGKIAVGVDAKDGYVAVEGWAEVSDIKALDLAKRFEDAGVAALIYTDIARDGAMQGMNVEGTAQLANSVGIPVIASGGVTSLEDLTALKQVNAPGIIGVISGRALYDGRLDPAQALALLKDAA from the coding sequence ATGATTCTGTTCCCCGCCATCGACCTCAAAGACGGCCAATGCGTGCGCCTTGTGCAAGGCGACATGGCGCGCGCCACCGTGTTTTCAGACACCCCCGCAGCACAGGCCAGAACATTTGAGGATCAGGGCTTCGAGTGGCTGCATCTGGTGGATTTGAACGGGGCCTTTGAAGGCAAGCCCGTGAATGCCGCAGCAGTTGAAGACATCCTCAAAACTGTCTCTATCCCTGCCCAGCTTGGCGGCGGCATCCGCTCGCTGGCGCAGATCGAAGCCTGGCTGGATAACGGCATCACACGCGTCATTCTGGGCACCGCCGCCCTGCGTGACCCGGCGCTGGTTATCGAAGCCTGCAAAAAATGGCCCGGCAAAATCGCCGTCGGCGTGGACGCCAAAGACGGCTACGTGGCCGTTGAAGGCTGGGCTGAAGTCTCTGACATCAAGGCCCTTGATTTGGCCAAGCGCTTTGAAGATGCCGGCGTGGCAGCGCTCATTTACACCGACATTGCCCGTGATGGCGCCATGCAGGGCATGAACGTGGAAGGCACAGCCCAGCTTGCCAACTCAGTTGGCATTCCGGTTATTGCCTCAGGCGGTGTGACGTCGCTGGAAGACTTAACAGCCCTCAAACAGGTTAACGCGCCAGGCATCATCGGCGTCATCTCAGGCCGCGCCCTTTATGATGGGCGTCTGGACCCGGCGCAGGCGCTGGCATTGCTGAAGGACGCCGCATGA
- the hisB gene encoding imidazoleglycerol-phosphate dehydratase HisB encodes MERENGNRIATVERKTKETEVFVSLDLDGTGEYDVDTGIGFLDHMLEQLSRHSLIDLKVRAEGDLHIDFHHTTEDTGIVIGEAVLQALGDLKGITRYGNAVIPMDETCTRVTLDVSQRPYLIWKVNFTRPKLGDMDTELFKEWFQAFAQAAGITLHVENMYGENNHHIVESCFKGLARALRQAIEIDPRKADAIPSTKGVLGS; translated from the coding sequence ATGGAACGCGAAAACGGCAACCGCATTGCCACCGTCGAACGCAAAACCAAGGAGACAGAAGTCTTCGTCTCCCTCGACCTCGACGGCACCGGTGAATATGACGTGGATACCGGCATCGGTTTCCTCGACCACATGCTCGAGCAGCTGTCACGCCACTCGCTGATAGACCTAAAGGTGCGCGCCGAGGGCGACCTGCACATTGATTTTCACCACACCACAGAAGACACGGGCATCGTCATTGGCGAAGCCGTGTTGCAGGCGCTGGGCGACCTCAAGGGCATCACCCGCTACGGCAACGCGGTCATCCCCATGGATGAAACCTGCACGCGTGTGACGCTTGATGTGTCGCAGCGCCCCTACCTGATCTGGAAGGTCAACTTTACGCGCCCCAAGCTGGGCGACATGGACACCGAGTTGTTCAAGGAATGGTTCCAGGCGTTTGCTCAGGCGGCCGGTATCACGCTGCATGTTGAAAACATGTATGGCGAAAACAACCACCACATTGTGGAGAGCTGCTTCAAGGGTCTGGCGCGCGCATTGCGGCAGGCAATTGAAATTGATCCGCGCAAGGCAGACGCTATTCCCTCCACCAAGGGCGTGCTGGGCAGCTAG
- a CDS encoding pentapeptide repeat-containing protein — protein MSETAPSPTTAAPPTATPIAAPRGTAPGPADGLGRRNRLPEIPAGARIELDLLRALCVLHERYLRGIRGGRKIILRACDLSNIDLSGLDLEGADFLGCDFSGARLETTRLCHANLFGSNFTGANLTDADFERADMRGTRLDETDMSYANLLQADLRAGTVLDAEKATDSGPKLPRSGVVSLVGAKLLETDMSEVRMKGANLSQARLLSARLTQADARAASFTRAQLRSVDLHSAQLADADFEGASIDRPTRMSANLIRSTNIAPLPSQNLIEEKLSLHQRWVASDGKLGTRGDFCRQDLSGMDLSGRMLAAALMTDAVLVGTDLTGARLAAADLSGANLMGASLSRADLRGTDLRDACMRGVAMDAARSGELSGTGLKTRTLAAN, from the coding sequence ATGAGTGAGACCGCCCCCTCACCCACAACCGCTGCGCCCCCAACGGCCACACCGATCGCCGCCCCCAGGGGAACGGCCCCCGGCCCGGCTGATGGCCTGGGACGCCGCAACCGGCTGCCCGAAATCCCGGCCGGTGCGCGCATTGAGCTGGATTTGCTGCGCGCCCTGTGTGTGCTGCATGAGCGGTATCTGCGCGGTATCCGCGGCGGCCGGAAAATCATCCTGCGGGCCTGCGATCTGTCCAACATAGACCTGTCGGGCCTTGATCTGGAGGGTGCGGATTTTCTGGGTTGCGACTTTTCCGGTGCCCGTCTTGAAACCACCCGCCTGTGCCACGCCAACCTGTTTGGCTCCAACTTCACCGGCGCCAACCTCACCGACGCCGATTTCGAGCGGGCCGACATGCGCGGCACCCGTCTGGACGAGACCGACATGAGCTACGCCAACCTGCTGCAGGCCGATTTGCGCGCCGGGACTGTGCTGGATGCTGAAAAGGCAACCGACAGCGGTCCAAAGCTGCCCCGGTCCGGCGTTGTGTCGCTGGTGGGGGCCAAGCTGCTGGAAACGGACATGTCGGAAGTGCGCATGAAGGGCGCAAACCTGTCACAGGCCCGGCTGTTGTCGGCCCGGCTGACCCAGGCAGATGCCCGCGCTGCCAGTTTTACCCGCGCCCAGCTTCGCTCGGTTGACCTGCACAGTGCCCAGTTGGCCGACGCAGACTTTGAAGGGGCGAGCATCGACCGGCCAACCCGCATGAGTGCCAATCTCATCCGCTCCACAAACATTGCACCCCTGCCATCTCAAAACCTGATCGAGGAAAAGCTTTCATTGCATCAGCGCTGGGTTGCCAGCGATGGCAAGCTGGGCACCCGCGGCGACTTCTGCCGTCAGGATCTGTCGGGCATGGATCTGTCGGGTCGGATGCTGGCGGCCGCTTTGATGACCGATGCCGTATTGGTGGGAACCGACCTTACCGGGGCGCGCCTGGCCGCGGCCGATCTGTCCGGTGCCAACCTGATGGGGGCCAGTCTGTCCAGGGCAGACCTCAGGGGTACCGATTTGCGCGATGCCTGTATGCGCGGCGTCGCCATGGATGCTGCAAGGTCCGGCGAACTGTCAGGCACCGGCCTCAAAACCCGCACGCTTGCGGCAAACTAG
- the hisH gene encoding imidazole glycerol phosphate synthase subunit HisH — protein MTVAIIDYGSGNLRSAEKSFERAARETGADTDIRVTDNPHVVARADRIVLPGVGAFADCRRGLYAVDGMVEALREAVEQRAVPFFGICVGMQLMASRGLEHGTHEGLGWIPGDVDKITPDDTRLKIPHMGWNALEPVDVAGRPHPVFEGLEHGEHAYFVHSYALRPTTPEHVLARVHYGGEITAAVGRNNMIGTQFHPEKSQLVGLRLIANFLQWTP, from the coding sequence GTGACCGTCGCCATCATTGATTACGGCTCCGGCAATCTGCGGTCCGCAGAAAAGTCGTTTGAACGTGCCGCGCGCGAGACCGGCGCGGACACGGACATTCGCGTGACTGACAATCCGCATGTCGTTGCCAGGGCAGACCGCATCGTACTGCCCGGCGTTGGCGCGTTCGCTGATTGCAGGCGCGGGCTGTACGCTGTGGACGGTATGGTTGAGGCCCTGCGCGAAGCGGTTGAGCAGCGCGCCGTGCCGTTCTTTGGCATTTGTGTGGGGATGCAGCTCATGGCCTCGCGCGGCCTTGAGCACGGCACCCATGAAGGCCTTGGCTGGATTCCCGGTGACGTGGACAAGATCACCCCTGACGACACGCGCCTCAAAATCCCCCATATGGGCTGGAATGCTCTTGAGCCGGTGGATGTGGCGGGTCGCCCGCATCCGGTGTTTGAGGGGCTGGAACACGGCGAACACGCCTATTTCGTGCACTCCTACGCCCTCAGGCCCACAACACCTGAACATGTGCTGGCGCGGGTCCATTATGGCGGCGAAATCACCGCTGCCGTGGGCCGCAACAACATGATTGGCACGCAGTTTCACCCTGAAAAAAGCCAGCTTGTCGGTCTGCGCCTGATCGCCAATTTTCTGCAATGGACGCCTTAA
- a CDS encoding DUF2244 domain-containing protein: MSDTSPDHVYFDAVLHPHRSLPPKGFLAVMVAIGLISFVAGGAFLLMGAWPVFGFFGLDVLLIYWAFRMNYRAGRMIEHVRLTDTELSIERVHPSGKIQRWSFEPAWARATITATARGRMLRMKSKSHWVELGRFLPDDERESFADAFAKAQLRRRDGMVAAAQLAAYE; this comes from the coding sequence ATGTCCGATACCTCACCAGACCACGTCTATTTTGATGCCGTGCTGCACCCGCATCGCTCGCTGCCCCCCAAAGGCTTTCTGGCGGTGATGGTCGCCATCGGCCTCATCAGCTTCGTCGCCGGTGGCGCCTTCCTGCTGATGGGCGCGTGGCCGGTGTTCGGGTTTTTTGGTCTCGACGTCCTGCTCATCTATTGGGCGTTCCGCATGAACTACAGGGCAGGCCGCATGATCGAACATGTGCGCCTTACCGATACGGAACTGTCCATTGAACGCGTCCACCCATCCGGCAAAATCCAAAGATGGTCTTTTGAGCCTGCATGGGCCCGTGCTACCATCACCGCCACGGCGCGCGGGCGAATGCTGCGTATGAAATCAAAATCCCACTGGGTGGAGCTGGGCCGGTTTCTGCCTGACGATGAACGCGAAAGCTTTGCAGACGCCTTTGCAAAGGCTCAACTGCGCCGCCGCGACGGCATGGTTGCTGCCGCGCAACTGGCGGCCTACGAGTAG
- the hisF gene encoding imidazole glycerol phosphate synthase subunit HisF, which yields MSLKARVIPCLDVKDGRVVKGVNFVDLRDAGDPVEAATAYDAAGADELCFLDITASHENRGTLMDVVRRTAERCFMPLTVGGGVRTVEDVRQLLLAGADKVAINTAAVTNPEFVREAAQKFGSQCIVVAIDAKRVSADGETPKWEIFTHGGRTATGIDAVQFANKVVKLGAGELLLTSMDRDGTRSGFDVELTRTIADSVPVPVIASGGVGTLDHLVDGVKQGHATAVLAASIFHFGDHTVGEAKAYMAQNGVAVRL from the coding sequence ATGAGCCTCAAAGCCCGCGTCATTCCGTGCCTCGACGTCAAGGACGGCCGCGTCGTCAAGGGTGTCAACTTCGTTGATCTGCGCGATGCGGGTGACCCTGTGGAAGCGGCCACAGCCTATGATGCGGCGGGGGCGGATGAGCTGTGTTTTCTCGACATTACCGCCAGCCACGAAAACCGCGGCACGTTGATGGATGTGGTGCGGCGCACCGCTGAGCGCTGTTTCATGCCGCTCACGGTCGGCGGTGGGGTGCGCACCGTGGAGGATGTGCGGCAACTGCTGCTGGCGGGGGCCGACAAGGTGGCAATCAATACGGCTGCTGTCACGAACCCTGAGTTTGTGCGCGAGGCCGCACAAAAGTTTGGCTCGCAATGCATCGTTGTGGCGATCGACGCCAAGCGGGTGTCTGCAGACGGCGAAACACCGAAATGGGAGATATTCACCCATGGCGGACGTACCGCGACAGGCATTGATGCGGTGCAGTTTGCCAATAAGGTTGTCAAGCTGGGTGCAGGCGAACTGCTGCTGACCTCCATGGACCGCGACGGCACCCGGTCAGGCTTTGACGTTGAGTTGACCCGCACCATTGCCGACAGTGTGCCCGTGCCGGTCATTGCGTCGGGCGGCGTTGGTACGCTCGACCATCTGGTGGACGGCGTGAAACAGGGCCACGCAACGGCGGTTCTGGCCGCGTCGATTTTCCATTTCGGCGACCATACCGTTGGCGAAGCCAAGGCGTATATGGCGCAAAACGGCGTTGCCGTGCGCCTCTGA
- a CDS encoding EI24 domain-containing protein → MIGAFGKTLSQIFSRPFRSILWRSLGMTILLLVTLGALGLWGTGFIPNLGIAWADTIIDVLIDALVIIALIFLVIPVTAIFIPLFQDEVATAVETRHYPAESGPREQGIFEGIWLGLKALFVLLGVNLLALPLVFLLPGLGFVIFLIVNGFLLGREFFEAAAVRHYPPAQIKTLRRRHSGRVFLAGMVVAGVLAIPFINILVPLFGTAFMVHVLHRIMAKDAAKGTPGAV, encoded by the coding sequence ATGATTGGTGCATTCGGCAAAACCCTGTCGCAGATATTCTCGCGCCCGTTCCGCAGCATCCTGTGGCGGTCGCTGGGCATGACAATACTGTTGCTGGTCACGCTGGGGGCGCTGGGCCTGTGGGGCACGGGTTTCATTCCCAATCTGGGCATTGCCTGGGCCGACACGATCATCGATGTGTTAATCGACGCGCTGGTGATTATTGCGCTGATCTTTCTGGTCATCCCGGTGACGGCCATTTTCATTCCGCTGTTTCAGGATGAGGTCGCAACGGCGGTAGAAACACGCCATTACCCCGCAGAGTCCGGCCCCCGCGAGCAGGGCATTTTTGAGGGAATATGGCTCGGCCTAAAGGCGTTGTTTGTGCTCCTGGGCGTCAACCTGCTCGCGCTGCCGCTGGTCTTTTTGCTGCCGGGCCTTGGCTTTGTTATCTTCCTCATCGTCAACGGCTTTTTGCTCGGCCGTGAGTTTTTTGAGGCCGCTGCCGTGCGTCACTATCCACCGGCCCAGATCAAAACCCTGCGCAGGCGCCATTCCGGTCGGGTTTTTCTGGCCGGCATGGTGGTGGCCGGTGTGCTGGCGATACCTTTCATCAACATTCTGGTGCCACTGTTCGGGACCGCCTTCATGGTGCATGTGCTGCACCGGATAATGGCAAAAGATGCAGCCAAAGGAACGCCCGGTGCGGTCTAG
- the nth gene encoding endonuclease III, translating to MPQGDMPLPGKVQVPVRCSSARVTSMKPEIREELFRLFEAQNPNPETELEYSSTYTLLVAVVLSAQATDVGVNKATGPLFAVADTPEKIVALGEAKVRDYIKTIGLYRTKAKNVIALSQQLLTQHGGKVPQSREALEALPGVGRKTANVVLNVAFGEETMAVDTHIFRLSNRLGLAPGKTPLEVELKLNKRIPKAYRQHAHHWLILHGRYICKARKPECPACYVSDLCSFKAKTTMEAPTAKVPAKPKARPKKRG from the coding sequence ATGCCGCAAGGTGACATGCCGTTGCCCGGGAAGGTGCAGGTGCCAGTGCGGTGCAGCTCGGCTAGAGTTACGTCCATGAAGCCCGAAATCCGCGAAGAGCTTTTCAGGCTCTTTGAAGCGCAAAACCCGAACCCCGAAACGGAGCTTGAGTACTCAAGCACCTATACGTTGCTGGTGGCCGTTGTGCTGTCGGCGCAGGCTACGGATGTGGGTGTCAACAAGGCAACGGGGCCGTTGTTTGCGGTGGCCGATACGCCGGAAAAGATTGTCGCGCTGGGGGAAGCCAAAGTGCGCGACTACATCAAGACGATCGGCCTGTATCGCACCAAGGCCAAAAACGTGATCGCGCTGTCGCAGCAGCTTTTGACCCAACATGGTGGCAAGGTTCCGCAAAGCCGCGAGGCGCTGGAAGCGTTGCCGGGGGTGGGGCGCAAGACTGCCAACGTGGTGCTCAACGTGGCGTTTGGCGAAGAGACCATGGCGGTGGACACGCATATTTTCCGACTGTCCAACCGGCTTGGGCTGGCGCCGGGCAAAACCCCGCTTGAGGTTGAGCTCAAGCTCAACAAGCGTATTCCCAAGGCGTATCGGCAGCACGCACATCACTGGCTGATCCTGCATGGACGGTACATCTGCAAGGCGCGCAAGCCTGAATGCCCCGCCTGCTATGTGTCGGATTTGTGCAGCTTCAAGGCCAAAACGACTATGGAAGCACCAACAGCGAAAGTACCGGCGAAGCCGAAAGCCCGACCGAAGAAGCGTGGCTAG
- a CDS encoding histidine triad nucleotide-binding protein, whose amino-acid sequence MADPYDHDNIFAKILRDEIPAKKVYEDIHALAFHDINPQAPVHVLVIPKGPYVSLDDFLADAPDALVTGFFRAVGKVSRELGIAESEGGTGFRAMANAGSDAHQEVPHLHIHLFGGKPLGPMLVK is encoded by the coding sequence ATGGCTGATCCCTACGACCACGACAATATTTTCGCCAAAATCCTCCGCGATGAGATTCCGGCGAAGAAAGTCTATGAAGACATCCACGCGCTCGCCTTTCACGATATCAATCCGCAGGCTCCGGTGCATGTGCTGGTCATTCCCAAAGGCCCCTATGTGAGCCTCGACGATTTTCTGGCCGATGCACCCGACGCTCTGGTGACCGGATTTTTCCGCGCGGTGGGAAAGGTTTCCCGCGAGCTTGGCATCGCTGAGAGCGAAGGCGGGACCGGCTTCAGGGCCATGGCGAACGCAGGATCGGACGCCCATCAGGAAGTGCCCCACCTGCATATTCATTTGTTCGGCGGCAAGCCGCTTGGCCCGATGCTGGTCAAATAG
- a CDS encoding phosphoribosyl-ATP diphosphatase, with protein MSDPKSSPDIETTAAALDRLAASIAARKGGDPAQSYTAKLLDKGIEKCAQKLGEEAVETAIAAAANKRDEVVSESADVLYHLLVLWAAMDIEPAEVYAELARREGISGIAEKASRPKS; from the coding sequence ATGAGCGACCCAAAATCATCCCCCGACATTGAGACGACAGCCGCCGCGCTGGACCGTCTTGCGGCGTCCATCGCGGCGCGCAAGGGCGGCGACCCGGCGCAAAGCTATACAGCAAAACTGCTCGACAAGGGCATCGAGAAGTGCGCCCAGAAGCTGGGCGAGGAGGCGGTTGAAACCGCAATCGCGGCCGCTGCAAACAAGCGCGACGAGGTGGTGAGCGAAAGCGCCGACGTGCTCTATCACCTTCTGGTGCTTTGGGCGGCAATGGATATTGAGCCTGCCGAGGTTTATGCCGAGCTTGCCCGCCGCGAAGGCATTTCGGGCATCGCCGAAAAGGCATCCCGCCCCAAAAGCTGA
- a CDS encoding adenosine kinase, translating into MSAPEFHVAGLGNAIVDVLSHADDNFLVAHGVEKGAMTLVDEARATQLYDALGQTVQVSGGSAANTIAGVASLGGKAAFLGKVRNDQLGTAFTHDIRSLGVHFDTAPADRGPATGRCFILVTPDAQRSMSTYLGAAQDLTPADVDPEVISRSAITFLEGYLWDPPAAKEAFLKAAQIAHDADRQVALTLSDSFCVDRYRDEFRKLVKDDIDILFANEDEIISLYQVKTFDEALQAVRGDARVAALTRSEAGSVIVVDGEVHVVDAEKPSALVDTTGAGDQFAAGFLTGWATGRPAAECGRMGSICASEVISHMGPRPEVVLAELVASKGL; encoded by the coding sequence ATGAGTGCGCCAGAGTTTCACGTTGCCGGACTGGGCAACGCCATTGTTGATGTGCTGAGCCACGCAGATGACAACTTTCTTGTCGCGCATGGTGTCGAGAAAGGCGCGATGACGCTGGTGGACGAAGCGCGCGCGACCCAGCTTTACGATGCGCTGGGGCAGACGGTGCAGGTATCCGGCGGGTCCGCCGCCAATACCATTGCGGGCGTGGCTTCGCTTGGCGGCAAGGCCGCGTTTCTTGGCAAGGTCCGCAACGATCAGTTGGGCACGGCCTTCACCCACGATATCCGCTCGCTGGGGGTTCACTTCGATACCGCTCCGGCGGACCGGGGGCCGGCGACGGGGCGCTGCTTCATCCTGGTAACGCCGGATGCTCAGCGCTCGATGAGCACATATCTGGGCGCGGCGCAGGACCTGACGCCTGCGGATGTGGACCCGGAGGTGATCTCGCGCTCCGCAATTACATTCCTTGAAGGCTATTTGTGGGACCCGCCCGCCGCAAAAGAGGCGTTTTTGAAGGCCGCGCAAATTGCCCACGATGCAGATCGTCAGGTGGCGCTCACCCTGTCTGACTCGTTTTGCGTTGATCGCTACCGCGATGAGTTCCGCAAGCTGGTGAAGGACGACATCGACATTCTGTTTGCCAACGAGGACGAGATCATTTCGCTGTATCAGGTGAAAACCTTCGATGAAGCGCTGCAGGCGGTGCGTGGAGACGCCCGCGTCGCCGCCCTCACGCGTTCGGAAGCAGGCTCGGTTATTGTGGTGGACGGGGAAGTGCACGTTGTGGACGCCGAGAAGCCTTCTGCACTGGTGGACACCACCGGCGCGGGCGATCAGTTCGCGGCCGGGTTCCTCACCGGGTGGGCCACCGGACGGCCTGCGGCCGAGTGCGGGCGCATGGGGTCGATCTGTGCGTCAGAAGTGATTTCGCATATGGGCCCACGGCCCGAAGTGGTGCTTGCAGAGCTGGTTGCCTCAAAAGGCCTGTGA
- the hslU gene encoding ATP-dependent protease ATPase subunit HslU: protein MTALSPRQIVAELDRHIVGQKDAKRAVAIALRNRWRRQQLDAGLREEVMPKNILMIGPTGVGKTEISRRLAKLAQAPFIKVEATKFTEVGYVGRDVEQIVRDLVEAAIGMVRETRREDVKAKAHAAAEDRVLEALVGAGASAATRDSFRKKLRDGLLDDKEIDLEVRDTGGMGMMDIPGMPDMGGAGNVGMINLSDMLGKAFGGRTKPRRLKVRDSYEVLIADESDKLLDNEQLTRDAISLVENSGIVFLDEIDKVCARSERQGADVSREGVQRDLLPLIEGTTVSTKHGPVKTDHVLFIASGAFHIAKPSDLLPELQGRLPIRVEMNALTRDDLKRILTEPEASLVTQYVALMGTENVTLTFTDEGIDAIADIAADVNGSVENIGARRLHTVMERVLDEISFEATDAGGVTISVDRAYVESRIGDLARNTDLQKFIL, encoded by the coding sequence ATGACCGCGCTTTCGCCTCGCCAGATTGTTGCTGAACTGGACCGTCATATTGTCGGCCAGAAGGATGCCAAGCGGGCCGTTGCGATTGCCCTGCGCAACCGCTGGCGGCGGCAACAGCTTGACGCCGGACTGCGCGAAGAGGTGATGCCCAAAAACATTTTGATGATCGGGCCGACAGGTGTCGGCAAGACCGAGATTTCGCGGCGGCTGGCCAAGCTGGCACAGGCCCCGTTCATCAAGGTGGAGGCCACCAAGTTTACAGAAGTTGGCTATGTGGGCCGCGACGTTGAGCAGATTGTACGCGATCTGGTGGAAGCAGCCATCGGCATGGTGCGCGAAACCAGGCGCGAGGACGTGAAGGCAAAGGCCCATGCGGCGGCGGAAGACCGGGTGCTGGAGGCTCTGGTGGGCGCAGGTGCCAGCGCCGCCACGCGCGACAGCTTCCGAAAGAAGCTGCGTGACGGGCTGCTGGACGACAAGGAAATTGATCTGGAAGTGCGCGACACCGGCGGCATGGGCATGATGGATATTCCCGGCATGCCCGACATGGGCGGAGCGGGCAATGTGGGCATGATCAACCTCAGCGACATGCTGGGAAAAGCCTTTGGCGGTCGCACCAAGCCGCGGCGCCTGAAAGTGCGCGACAGCTACGAAGTGCTGATCGCCGACGAAAGTGACAAGCTACTTGATAATGAACAGCTGACCCGCGACGCCATTTCCCTGGTCGAAAACAGCGGCATCGTGTTTCTGGATGAAATTGACAAAGTATGCGCCAGGTCGGAGCGGCAAGGAGCTGATGTCAGCCGCGAAGGTGTGCAGCGGGATTTGTTGCCGCTTATTGAAGGAACGACGGTTTCGACCAAGCACGGGCCGGTCAAGACGGACCATGTACTGTTCATCGCGTCGGGTGCCTTTCACATTGCCAAACCGTCAGACCTGCTGCCGGAACTGCAGGGGCGTCTGCCCATTCGTGTTGAGATGAACGCGCTCACCCGCGATGACCTCAAACGGATTCTGACGGAGCCTGAAGCCAGTCTCGTTACACAATATGTGGCGCTGATGGGCACAGAAAACGTAACCCTGACCTTCACCGATGAGGGCATTGACGCAATCGCCGATATCGCGGCCGACGTGAACGGCAGCGTTGAAAACATCGGCGCGCGGCGGCTGCATACCGTGATGGAGCGGGTGCTGGATGAAATCAGCTTCGAGGCCACGGATGCGGGCGGTGTGACCATCAGCGTTGACCGTGCCTATGTGGA
- a CDS encoding pyridoxamine 5'-phosphate oxidase family protein has product MPSDITQPVADFIARQTHFYLATADAKARPYVQHRGGPAGFLKVMDERTLGFADYAGNRRYVTVGNLGENDNVFLFLMDYPAQRRLKIRGTAGIVTDPDVIRSLADPNYDAQVERAIVIRIEYWETNCNAHISQRFTQADVDQAVAPLTARLARLEQRLAKAGLPTD; this is encoded by the coding sequence ATGCCTTCAGACATCACACAGCCCGTGGCTGACTTCATTGCCCGGCAGACGCATTTTTATCTGGCGACGGCTGATGCCAAGGCCCGCCCTTACGTTCAGCATCGCGGCGGGCCTGCCGGATTTTTGAAGGTGATGGATGAGCGCACGCTGGGCTTCGCTGACTACGCCGGCAACCGGCGCTATGTGACCGTTGGTAATCTGGGCGAGAACGACAACGTGTTTTTGTTCCTGATGGATTACCCGGCGCAGCGCCGCCTCAAGATCAGAGGCACGGCGGGGATTGTCACCGACCCGGATGTCATTCGTTCGCTGGCTGACCCCAATTACGATGCACAGGTGGAGCGGGCGATCGTTATCCGCATCGAATATTGGGAAACCAACTGCAACGCGCATATTTCGCAGCGCTTTACGCAGGCCGACGTGGACCAGGCGGTGGCCCCCCTGACCGCCCGGCTGGCCCGGCTGGAGCAGCGGTTGGCTAAGGCCGGTCTGCCGACAGATTAG